The following are encoded in a window of Castanea sativa cultivar Marrone di Chiusa Pesio chromosome 5, ASM4071231v1 genomic DNA:
- the LOC142636376 gene encoding cysteine-rich receptor-like protein kinase 25, with protein MSFPSKVTFVVHFSISILFIISEAAPNFRSYYCPNGYNFTPNSNFQSNLNHLLSSLSSNASREGGFYNTTVGQNLPNQIYGLFLCRGDVTADVCKDCVATAAKAVVQQYCRTRIKAIIWYDECMLRYSNESFFSIMNDRVTYYACNDQNITVLDGFTQLLGSMMNDSVTRATAADQPGATKFATKENNLSSSITLYCLVQCTPDISSSSCNKCLRGRVANLPDHCSVRKGATELVPSCNVRYEVYPFYRNTATPPPPPPPAIAPPDSAPRSNGKSRVSTLTVIAIVTPIAVCMVLLAMVYCLQRRSARKKYPMEEENESLLFDLPTLKAATNKFSEDNKLGKGGFGEVYKGILPNGQEIAVKMLSKNSTQGAEEFKNEVKILAKLQHRNLVRLFGYCLDGNEKILVYEYVPNKSLDNFLNDPEKQRTLDWSRRYKIIGGIARGILYLHEDSRLRIIHRDLKASNILLDEDMSPKISDFGMARIFSNDQTQENTFKIAGTYGYMPPEYAMQGHFSLKSDVYSFGILLLEILSGKKNGSFCTSDPSENLLSHAWKHWNGGTSLELLDPTIRDSYSRTEVNKCIHIALLCVQENPAQRPTMDSIILMLNSNSVTLSSPQRPAFFLQSGTEQNVLELELDQSKGKSILFSVDEASITEVYPR; from the exons ATGAGTTTCCCTTCCAAGGTTACCTTTGTGGTCCATTTCTCGATTAGTATCCTGTTCATAATTAGTGAAGCCGCCCCAAATTTCCGCTCCTATTACTGTCCAAATGGATATAATTTCACCCCCAATAGCAACTTCCAGTCCAATCTCAACCACCTCCTCTCTTCCCTTTCCTCCAATGCCTCACGCGAAGGTGGTTTCTATAACACCACCGTCGGACAAAACTTACCCAACCAGATTTACGGCCTCTTTCTCTGCCGTGGCGATGTCACCGCCGATGTCTGCAAAGACTGCGTGGCAACGGCAGCTAAAGCAGTAGTGCAGCAATACTGCCGCACAAGAATTAAGGCCATTATCTGGTACGACGAGTGCATGTTACGCTACTCAAATGAATCATTCTTCTCCATCATGAATGACAGGGTGACATATTACGCTTGCAACGACCAGAACATTACTGTGCTAGACGGATTCACTCAGCTACTGGGATCCATGATGAATGACTCTGTCACTCGGGCCACAGCTGCTGATCAGCCTGGTGCTACCAAGTTTGCCACCAAAGAAAACAACCTTTCTTCGTCCATAACTCTCTACTGCCTTGTACAGTGCACGCCGGACATCTCAAGCTCCAGTTGTAATAAGTGTCTTCGGGGACGGGTTGCAAATTTGCCGGATCATTGTAGTGTAAGGAAAGGGGCAACAGAATTAGTTCCTAGTTGTAATGTTAGGTACGAAGTGTACCCATTTTACCGGAACACCGCTACACCGCCGCCGCCTCCTCCTCCAGCTATAGCTCCACCAGATTCGGCCCCAAGATCCAATG GAAAAAGCCGAGTCTCAACACTAACAGTCATTGCTATCGTTACTCCAATTGCTGTCTGTATGGTGCTATTGGCTATGGTTTACTGTCTCCAAAGAAGGAGTGCAAGAAAAAAGTACCCTATGGAGGAGGAAAATG AGTCTTTGCTATTTGATTTGCCAACACTTAAAGCTGCCACTAACAAGTTCTCAGAAGATAACAAGCTCGGTAAAGGTGGATTCGGAGAGGTTTACAAG GGCATACTTCCAAATGGACAAGAAATAGCTGTAAAAATGCTTTCAAAAAACTCCACACAAGGTGCAGAAGAATTTAAGAATGAGGTTAAAATTCTAGCTAAGCTTCAACACAGAAATTTAGTGAGGCTATTTGGATATTGCTTGGATGGAAATGAAAAAATTCTTGTCTACGAATATGTGCCGAACAAAAGTCTTGACAATTTTCTAAACG ACCCTGAAAAACAAAGAACATTAGATTGGTCAAGACGTTACAAGATTATTGGAGGAATTGCACGAGGGATTCTTTATCTTCATGAAGATTCTCGGCTTAGAATTATACACCGTGATCTTAAAGCTAGCAACATATTGTTAGATGAGGACATGAGTCCAAAAATTTCTGATTTTGGCATGGCAAGAATCTTTTCAAATGACCAAACTCAAGAAAATACCTTCAAGATTGCAGGAACATA TGGTTACATGCCTCCAGAATATGCAATGCAAGGACACTTCTCTCTTAAGTCTGATGTATATAGTTTTGGCATCCTATTACTAGAGATTTTAAGTGGCAAGAAGAACGGTTCTTTCTGTACATCAGATCCTTCCGAGAACCTCTTGAGCCAT GCTTGGAAGCATTGGAATGGTGGAACGTCCTTGGAGTTGTTGGATCCTACTATAAGAGATTCTTATTCAAGAACTGAAGTCAACAAATGTATCCATATTGCCTTACTATGTGTTCAGGAAAATCCAGCGCAAAGACCAACAATGGACTCAATAATTCTCATGCTAAATAGTAACTCTGTTACTCTGTCATCACCTCAACGGCCAGCATTTTTCCTTCAAAGTGGAACAGAGCAAAACGTGCTAGAGTTGGAGTTGGATCAATCTAAAGGAAAGTCAATATTATTTTCTGTCGATGAAGCATCAATTACTGAAGTATACCCTCGATAG
- the LOC142636377 gene encoding cysteine-rich receptor-like protein kinase 10 — protein sequence MVSLSVSMVNLVLFWLSFISLTGEALVPSYRYHFCSNETTFIPNSTYQSNLKDLLFSLSSNSTREIGFYNNTVGQNPETSVYGLFLCRGDLTPDDCQDCVSTAINEIVQQYCPVEKVALLWYDECMLRYSNRSIFSVVEEQPTKFLWNVLDITEPDRFLKLAQTTLSDLVPLAANASSGAKKFATKEVNFTVLQTMYSLVQCTPDLSSFDCNRCLQEAISNVSTCCSGKQGGRVMYPSCTIRYEVSPFYQIQAVAPPVPAPVPTLGQPPIPLLFPPPPGKSGISWPIILAIVASISVLVLIALSYYFLRRRTKKKYNSVPDKNDATDITTIESLQFDLATIQAATNQFSEDNKLGGGGFGEVYKGILLNRQEIAVKRLSKSSGQGVEEFKNEILVVAKLQHRNLVRLLGFCLEGKEKLLIYEFVPNKSLDHFLFESDKKKILDWSRRYKIIEGIARGILYLHEDSQLRIIHRDLKANNILLDEDMNPKISDFGMARIFGVDQIEGKTKKIVGTYGYMSPEYAMHGQFSVKSDVYSFGVLVLEILSGNKISSLYQSETTTKDLLSYAWEHWSNGTALELLDPTLRDSYSRNEVNQCIHIALLCVQENPADRPTMANIILMLDSYSVTLKTPQQPAVFILSETEPTNPTE from the exons ATGGTTTCTTTAAGCGTCTCCATGGTAAATCTGGTTCTTTTTTGGCTCAGCTTCATTAGCCTTACCGGTGAAGCACTTGTCCCAAGTTACCGCTATCATTTCTGTTCAAACGAAACCACCTTCATTCCCAACTCCACCTACCAGTCCAACCTAAAAGACCTGCTCTTTTCCCTTTCCTCCAATTCCACGCGTGAAATTGGCTTCTACAACAACACCGTTGGCCAAAACCCAGAGACCTCAGTTTACGGCCTCTTCCTCTGCCGTGGAGACCTCACCCCAGATGACTGCCAAGACTGCGTGTCAACAGCTATAAACGAGATTGTTCAGCAGTACTGCCCCGTAGAGAAAGTGGCTCTGCTATGGTATGATGAATGCATGTTACGCTACTCAAATCGATCAATCTTCTCTGTCGTGGAAGAACAGCCAACAAAGTTTCTGTGGAACGTGTTGGATATCACAGAGCCAGATCGCTTCCTTAAGCTAGCGCAAACAACATTGAGTGACTTGGTGCCTCTGGCCGCAAATGCTTCCTCCGGTGCTAAAAAGTTCGCTACGAAAGAAGTCAATTTTACGGTATTGCAAACGATGTACAGCCTTGTACAGTGCACTCCTGACCTATCCAGCTTTGATTGCAATAGGTGTCTTCAGGAAGCCATATCAAACGTGTCTACGTGTTGCAGTGGAAAGCAAGGGGGCAGAGTTATGTATCCTAGTTGTACCATTAGGTATGAGGTTTCTCCGTTTTATCAGATACAAGCCGTTGCTCCACCGGTACCAGCACCGGTACCAACACTAGGACAACCACCTATACCATTGCTTTTTCCTCCTCCACCAG GGAAAAGCGGAATCTCATGGCCAATAATTCTCGCCATTGTTGCTTCAATTTCTGTCTTGGTTCTAATTGCTTTGAGCTACTACTTCCTAAGAAGgagaacaaaaaagaagtaCAATTCTGTACCGGATAAAAATG ATGCCACTGACATTACAACTATAGAGTCTTTGCAATTTGATTTGGCTACAATCCAAGCTGCCACAAACCAGTTCTCTGAGGATAACAAGCTGGGTGGAGGTGGATTTGGTGAGGTTTACAAG GGTATATTACTTAATAGACAAGAAATAGCAGTGAAGAGACTCTCAAAAAGTTCTGGACAAGGTGTAGAAGAATTTAAGAATGAGATTTTAGTAGTAGCCAAGCTTCAACACAGAAATCTAGTCAGGCTATTGGGATTTTGtttggaaggaaaagaaaagttgCTCATCTACGAGTTTGTGCCCAACAAAAGCCTTGATCATTTCCTATTTG AATCtgacaagaaaaaaatattggattgGTCAAGGCGTTACAAGATTATTGAAGGGATTGCTCGAGGGATCCTTTATCTTCACGAAGATTCTCAACTACGAATTATTCATCGTGACCTTAAAGCTAACAACATACTATTAGATGAGGATATGAATCCAAAAATATCAGATTTTGGCATGGCAAGGATTTTTGGGGTTGACCAAATTGAAGGAAAGACCAAGAAGATCGTTGGAACATA TGGTTATATGTCTCCAGAATATGCAATGCATGGACAATTCTCTGTAAAATCTGATGTCTATAGCTTTGGTGTCCTAGTACTAGAGATTTTAAGTGGTAATAAGATCAGTTCTCTCTATCAATCAGAGACTACTACTAAGGACCTCTTGAGCTAT GCTTGGGAACACTGGAGCAATGGAACAGCCTTGGAGTTGTTAGATCCAACTTTAAGAGATTCTTACTCAAGAAATGAAGTCAACCAATGTATCCATATTGCCTTACTTTGTGTTCAAGAAAATCCAGCCGACAGACCCACAATGGCAAATATAATTCTCATGCTTGACAGTTACTCTGTTACTCTAAAAACACCTCAACAACCGGCTGTTTTCATACTAAGTGAAACAGAGCCGACAAATCCAACGGAGTAA